CAGTTTCTGCCATCGGTGTTCCTGGAGCACGCCGTCGATGCCGATGGCGATGCCCGGCGCGACATCTGGGCCAGCGTGCCGGACGTGGTGGCCTCGACGGCCAATTTTCTGGCGCATTCGGGCTGGGCGAAGGGCCAGCCCTGGGGCGTGGAAGTGCGCCTGCCGGCAGACTTCGACTACGCCCGCGCCGAGCTGACCACGCGCCAGGACAGCAGCGCCTGGGCCGCCGAGGGCGTGCGCGCCTGGGATGGCTCAGCCTTGCCGTCCCTGCCGGGCGCCTCCATCCTGGCGCCCGCCGGGGCGCGCGGGCCGGCGGTACTGGTCGGGCCGAATTTCCGCGCCCTGCTGCGCTACAACAACTCGGTCAGCTACGCCCTGGCCGTAGCCTTGCTGGCGCAGCAGATCGATGGCGGCACCGGCTTGCAGGCGCCTTGGCCGCGCGACCTCAAGCCGCTGTCGCGCAGCGAGGTGCTGGAGCTGCAGCAGGGCCTGAATGCCCGTGGCCTGGATGCCGGCGTGGCCGATGGCGTGCTGGGGCCGGCCACGCGCGCCGGCGTGCGCCGCCTGCAGCAAAGCCTGGGCCTGCCGGCGGACGGCTACGCCACGGGCGAACTGCTGCGCCGGCTGCAGGGGCTCTGAACGTTGGGCGTTGGGCGTGATGCTCACGCAGAACGCTCATCGCTCATCCCTCATCGCCCCCGGGATTCGCTCTTTTTATGATAGCTGCCATCGCTTGCCTGTATTGGCTTTGAGGCAGATTTGATGCTCAAAATGTCACAAAAAACCGCAGCCGGGGCTGCGGTTTTTGCTGGTCTCGGCGCCGGTCTCAGTCGGCGGTGGCTTCCTCCGGCTCGGCCGGCTCGGCCTTGACGCCGCGCTCCTTCTTGGGCAGGGGCTGGATGTCCAGCCTGATCTCGGGCGCCGGGGCGTCCTTGCCATCGTCCTCGCCCACCGGGTTGTCGATGTCCACCGTCAGGCGCCCGCCATCGGTGAGGCGACCGAACAGCAGCTCGTCGGCCAGCGCCTTGCGGATCAAGTCCTGGATCAGGCGCTGCATGGGGCGCGCGCCCATCAGCGGATCGAAGCCCTTCTTGGCCAGGTGTTTGCGCAGGGTGTCGGTGAAGGTGACCTCGACCTTCTTCTCGGCCAGCTGGGTTTCGAGCTGCAGCAGGAACTTGTCCACCACGCGCAGGATGATCTGCTCATCGAGCGGCTTGAAGCTGACCACGGCGTCCAGGCGGTTCCTGAACTCGGGCGTGAACAGGCGCTTGATGTCGGCCATCTCGTCGCCTGCCTGGCGCGGGTTGGTGAAGCCAATCGTCGCCTTGTTCATGGTCTCAGCGCCCGCGTTGGTCGTCATGATGATGATGACGTTGCGGAAGTCGGCCTTGCGTCCGTTGTTGTCCGTCAGCGTGCCGTGATCCATGACCTGCAGCAGCACGTTGAAAATGTCCGGGTGCGCTTTTTCGATTTCGTCGAGCAGCAGCACGCAGTGCGGCTTCTTGGTCACGGCCTCGGTCAAGAGACCGCCCTGGTCGAAGCCGACATAGCCTGGGGGCGCGCCGATCAGGCGGCTCACGGCGTGGCGCTCCATGTACTCGGACATGTCGAAGCGCACCAGATCGACGCCCATGATGTAGGCCAGCTGCTTAGCCGCTTCGGTCTTGCCGACGCCAGTGGGGCCGGAGAACAAAAAGCTGCCGATGGGCTTGTCGCCCTTGCCCAGCCCTGAGCGTGCCATCTTGACGCTGGCAGCCAGCACCTCCAGCGCCTTGTCCTGGCCGAAGACCACGCTCTTCAAGTCACGCTCCAGCGTCTGCAGCTTGCTGCGGTCGTCGTTGCTGACGTTGGCGGGCGGGATGCGGGCGATCTTCGCCACGATCTCCTCGATCTCGGTCTTGCCGATGGTCTTCTTGCGCTTGGAGGGCGTCAGGATGCGCTGCGCCGCGCCGGCCTCGTCGATCACGTCGATGGCCTTGTCGGGCAGATGCCGATCGTTGATGTACTTGGCCGACAGCTCGGCTGCAGCCTGCAGGGCGGCAGCGGCGTACTTGACGCTGTGGTGCTCCTCGAAGCGCGACTTCAGGCCCTTGAGGATGTCGATGGTCTCGGCCACCGTCGGCTCGACCACATCCACCTTCTGGAAGCGCCGCGACAGCGCTGCATCCTTTTCGAAGATGCCGCGGTACTCGGTGAAGGTCGTCGCGCCGATGCACTTGAGCTGGCCCGACGACAGTGCGGGCTTGAGCAGGTTGCTGGCATCAAGCGTCCCGCCCGAGGCGGCACCGGCGCCGATCAGCGTGTGGATCTCGT
This portion of the Melaminivora jejuensis genome encodes:
- the clpA gene encoding ATP-dependent Clp protease ATP-binding subunit ClpA, whose protein sequence is MIAQELEVSLHMAFVEARQQRHEFITVEHLLLALLDNPSAAEVLRACAAHIDDLRASLTHFIKDNTPQVAGEGEVDTQPTLGFQRVIQRAIMHVQSTGNGKKEVTGANVLVAIYGEKDSHAVYYLHQQGVTRLDVVNFIAHGIRKGEPQEPAKQEGQAEAEEGSAQGERNEKASPLEQYTQNLNQSAKDGKIDPLIGRNYEVERTIQILCRRRKNNPLLVGEAGVGKTAIAEGLAWRITQGDVPEILAEATVYSLDMGALLAGTKYRGDFEQRLKGVLKSLKDKPNAVLFIDEIHTLIGAGAASGGTLDASNLLKPALSSGQLKCIGATTFTEYRGIFEKDAALSRRFQKVDVVEPTVAETIDILKGLKSRFEEHHSVKYAAAALQAAAELSAKYINDRHLPDKAIDVIDEAGAAQRILTPSKRKKTIGKTEIEEIVAKIARIPPANVSNDDRSKLQTLERDLKSVVFGQDKALEVLAASVKMARSGLGKGDKPIGSFLFSGPTGVGKTEAAKQLAYIMGVDLVRFDMSEYMERHAVSRLIGAPPGYVGFDQGGLLTEAVTKKPHCVLLLDEIEKAHPDIFNVLLQVMDHGTLTDNNGRKADFRNVIIIMTTNAGAETMNKATIGFTNPRQAGDEMADIKRLFTPEFRNRLDAVVSFKPLDEQIILRVVDKFLLQLETQLAEKKVEVTFTDTLRKHLAKKGFDPLMGARPMQRLIQDLIRKALADELLFGRLTDGGRLTVDIDNPVGEDDGKDAPAPEIRLDIQPLPKKERGVKAEPAEPEEATAD